From Bacillus rossius redtenbacheri isolate Brsri chromosome 16, Brsri_v3, whole genome shotgun sequence, a single genomic window includes:
- the LOC134539939 gene encoding serine/threonine-protein kinase TBK1 translates to MAFLRGSANYVWCTTSVLGKGATGAVYQGVNRNNGEPVAVKTFNQLSHMRPHDVQVREFEVLKKVKHENIVKLLAIEEEEQGRGKVIVMELCTGGSLFNILDDPENTYGLQEEEFILVLEHLTAGMKHLRDNNLVHRDLKPGNIMKFIAEDGRTVYKLTDFGAARELEEDQQFMSLYGTEEYLHPDMYERAVLRKPVGKTFGATVDLWSIGVTLYHVATGNLPFRPYGGRRNKETMYYITTKKASGVISGTQTSESGPIDWGRELPNTCQLSAGLKKLIIPLLAGLLEVDSQRIWTFDKFFSEVTATLSCKLIHIFHVNQAQSIRIYLHPDEAYDQFQFLVLEQTDVNPANQILVYQDSVLLTIVEESTTALGYPTTTDENPILLYSKENNNVALSPETELPKFPTFPNLMSVENDASLAKTACSAGHECKRRVEKLSRCSRLMHACVRRFTAVVCRDLKRVAEKSDKLKDVAKYLKELADMSARSQQTCGELLNAVGESGSVPRDAGLQAEILALGQELSGEVVPAIRQLHQRYVLEKALQGGWSGTTRGIPCPAESRAPARARTLVDRLRDSWQHLLRDRATRNLTYNDEQFHVLERIKMSETGRRTRALLETDCRPAVTQLADCLADWYKMAQTVYLQTGILEKDVGALEGRAETLCWKLVESDRHCHDALRGLLRRGGGRERVGPSPQVRGRDGDKKLRHSIREIQVVQEEIATILRENSEIVNQFHSTTMAAVNGDGVDGDEKLKLLSLSDCPGIV, encoded by the coding sequence ATGGCATTTCTTCGAGGATCTGCGAATTACGTGTGGTGTACAACAAGTGTGCTGGGCAAGGGTGCAACTGGTGCTGTGTACCAAGGGGTGAACAGAAATAATGGCGAGCCAGTCGCTGTTAAAACTTTCAATCAGTTGAGCCACATGAGGCCTCACGATGTGCAGGTTAGGGAATTCGAGGTGCTCAAGAAAGTCAAACACGAAAACATAGTGAAGCTTCTCGCAATTGAAGAGGAAGAGCAAGGTAGGGGAAAAGTAATAGTGATGGAGCTTTGCACGGGTGGAAGCCTTTTCAACATCTTGGACGACCCGGAAAATACTTACGGACTCCAGGAAGAGGAGTTTATTTTAGTTCTGGAACACCTGACAGCAGGCATGAAGCATCTGCGTGACAACAACTTAGTGCACCGTGATCTGAAGCCAGGGAACATTATGAAGTTTATTGCAGAGGACGGCAGAACTGTATACAAGTTAACCGACTTCGGAGCAGCCAGAGAACTGGAAGAAGACCAGCAGTTTATGTCGTTGTACGGCACGGAGGAATATTTGCATCCAGACATGTACGAGCGAGCTGTCTTGCGTAAGCCCGTTGGGAAAACTTTCGGTGCAACAGTAGACTTGTGGTCAATAGGGGTTACGCTTTATCATGTTGCCACTGGAAATTTGCCCTTTAGGCCCTACGGCGGTCGGCGAAACAAGGAAACGATGTACtacataacaacaaaaaaagcATCAGGGGTGATCTCTGGAACACAGACCTCAGAAAGTGGGCCCATTGACTGGGGTCGGGAACTACCCAATACGTGCCAGTTGAGTGCTGGGCTTAAAAAACTTATAATACCTCTGCTAGCAGGGCTTCTGGAAGTAGATTCTCAACGGATTTGGACCTTTGATAAGTTTTTTTCGGAAGTTACTGCAACATTATCATGTAAGCTAATTCATATTTTTCATGTGAATCAGGCACAGTCTATCAGAATTTACCTTCATCCGGATGAAGCTTACGATCAGTTTCAGTTTCTTGTCTTGGAGCAGACTGATGTCAATCCTGCTAATCAGATTCTCGTGTATCAGGACTCAGTTTTGCTTACAATTGTCGAAGAATCTACCACAGCACTAGGATATCCAACAACAACGGATGAAAATCCAATTTTGTTGTACAGTAAGGAAAATAATAATGTCGCATTGTCTCCTGAAACGGAGCTGCCAAAGTTCCCAACATTTCCCAATCTGATGTCGGTGGAGAACGACGCGAGCCTGGCGAAGACGGCGTGCAGCGCGGGCCACGAGTGCAAGCGGCGCGTGGAGAAGCTGTCGAGGTGCAGCCGCCTGATGCACGCCTGCGTGCGACGGTTCACGGCGGTCGTGTGCCGAGACTTGAAGCGTGTGGCCGAGAAGAGCGACAAGCTCAAGGACGTCGCGAAGTACCTGAAGGAGCTGGCGGACATGTCGGCCAGGAGCCAGCAGACCTGCGGCGAGCTGCTGAACGCGGTCGGGGAGTCCGGGAGCGTGCCGCGGGACGCGGGGCTGCAGGCGGAGATCCTGGCCCTGGGCCAGGAGCTGAGCGGGGAGGTCGTGCCGGCGATACGCCAGCTCCACCAGCGCTACGTGCTGGAGAAGGCCCTGCAGGGCGGCTGGTCCGGGACGACGCGGGGGATCCCGTGCCCGGCGGAGTCCCGGGCGCCCGCGAGGGCCCGCACCCTGGTGGACCGGCTGCGGGACTCGTGGCAGCACCTGCTGAGGGACCGGGCGACGCGGAACCTCACCTACAACGACGAGCAGTTCCACGTGCTGGAGAGGATCAAGATGTCGGAGACGGGGCGGCGCACGCGCGCCCTGCTGGAGACGGACTGCCGGCCGGCGGTGACCCAGCTGGCAGACTGCCTCGCCGACTGGTACAAGATGGCGCAGACGGTGTACCTGCAGACGGGCATCCTGGAGAAGGACGTGGGCGCGCTGGAAGGCCGTGCGGAGACGCTCTGCTGGAAGCTGGTGGAGAGCGACCGCCACTGCCACGACGCCCTCCGGGGGCTGCTGCGGAGGGGCGGGGGGCGGGAGAGGGTGGGGCCGAGCCCCCAGGTGCGGGGCAGGGACGGAGACAAGAAGCTGCGCCACAGCATACGCGAGATCCAGGTGGTGCAGGAGGAGATAGCCACCATCCTGAGGGAGAACTCCGAGATCGTGAACCAGTTCCACAGCACCACCATGGCAGCGGTGAACGGCGACGGCGTCGACGGTGACGAGAAGTTGAAGTTGCTCAGCCTGTCCGACTGCCCGGGTAtcgtgtga